In the genome of Flavobacteriales bacterium, one region contains:
- a CDS encoding type IX secretion system membrane protein PorP/SprF → MKALRYLIPAVVAFGLAVPATAQQLGSYTQYMLNPYSINPGAAGSKDYYQLRLHYRNQWVGITDSPKTYSLSYFGRKPKNERTGLGVTVFSDKTGPSSRTGFQGTYTHHLKLGENLKLGLGLGLGMVNYSINTGDIYVKDKDDLVFTNGKLTTTQPDGSFGAYMYSQKFYLGFSVQQLLASKLNWAYTNSKMAGHQFIMAGYKFKVKDKMIIEPSVLVRHVKPVPMQLDMGITFDYMDRVKFGAQYRTKDAVAIIVGYNLKRKLYFGYSYDMINSALKSYTSGTHEIMLSYRLVKIEEEESQMTY, encoded by the coding sequence ATGAAGGCACTTAGATATTTGATACCGGCGGTGGTGGCATTTGGTTTGGCCGTCCCGGCTACAGCACAGCAATTGGGAAGCTACACCCAATACATGCTCAATCCTTACTCCATCAACCCAGGCGCAGCCGGATCCAAAGATTATTACCAACTCAGGCTGCATTACCGCAATCAATGGGTGGGTATCACCGACTCCCCGAAAACATATTCATTAAGCTATTTCGGGAGAAAGCCAAAAAATGAAAGGACCGGCCTGGGTGTAACCGTGTTCAGCGATAAAACAGGCCCCAGCAGCCGAACCGGATTTCAAGGCACGTATACCCACCACCTCAAACTGGGTGAGAACCTGAAGCTCGGACTCGGACTCGGACTTGGCATGGTGAACTACAGCATCAACACCGGCGATATCTACGTGAAGGACAAGGACGACCTGGTCTTTACCAACGGCAAACTCACAACCACTCAACCCGACGGGTCTTTCGGTGCATACATGTACAGCCAGAAATTCTACCTGGGCTTTTCCGTACAACAACTGCTGGCAAGTAAACTCAACTGGGCCTATACCAACAGCAAAATGGCGGGTCACCAATTCATCATGGCCGGTTATAAGTTCAAGGTGAAGGATAAAATGATTATCGAGCCCTCCGTACTTGTGCGTCACGTGAAGCCGGTACCCATGCAGTTGGATATGGGCATCACCTTCGACTACATGGACCGTGTGAAGTTCGGCGCCCAATACAGAACCAAAGATGCGGTTGCCATTATCGTCGGATACAACCTGAAACGCAAATTGTATTTCGGGTATTCATACGACATGATCAACTCGGCACTGAAGTCGTATACCTCAGGCACCCATGAGATCATGCTCAGCTATCGGCTGGTTAAGATTGAAGAGGAAGAGTCGCAAATGACCTATTAG
- a CDS encoding 2-oxoacid:acceptor oxidoreductase subunit alpha has protein sequence MSKSPATELERVVIRFAGDSGDGMQLTGSQFSFTSALIGNDLATFPDFPAEIRAPQGTVEGVSGFQVQIGKVDVLTPGDEADVLVAMNPAALKSNLKWVRKGGNIIVDVDAFETRNIEKAGFKENPLTGTLLSEYHVIEAPITTLTKSALEGAGLDNKSVVRCKNMFALGIMYWLFSRSMDQTIHFLETKFKKKPELAEANVKVLRAGYYYAETVEALASTFDVPSAEIEPGIYRHISGNTATAWGLMAAAEKMNRQLFLGSYPITPASDILHELAKHKQLNVLTVQAEDEIAAVCSAIGATYAGSIGVTTSAGPGIALKGEAIGLAGITELPLVVVDVQRGGPSTGLPTKTEQADLNMALYGRNSDNPIIIVAPCTPSDCFTMGYEAVRLAHEHATPAMILSDGYLANGSEPWKFPAMKDLADITPMVAKDNGGEYLPYLRDPEKLARYLAFPGTPGMEHRIGGLEKQDVTGHVSYDPENHEKMVKLRCEKVARVANYIPLQEVSGADKGDVLVVGWGGTYGSLQTAVERLQAAGKSVSHTHFRYINPLPRNTKEILGAFKSILVCELNMGQFANYLRTLFPELPVRSYTKIQGLPFTVSEVQGAIEQELSR, from the coding sequence ATGAGCAAGAGCCCTGCCACCGAACTTGAAAGGGTTGTCATTCGCTTCGCGGGTGATTCAGGCGATGGAATGCAACTCACCGGTTCCCAGTTTTCATTCACCTCTGCGCTGATCGGGAACGACCTGGCCACATTCCCCGACTTTCCAGCGGAAATCCGCGCTCCACAGGGAACCGTGGAAGGCGTATCCGGCTTTCAGGTACAGATCGGTAAGGTGGATGTACTCACCCCGGGAGATGAAGCGGATGTACTCGTAGCCATGAACCCGGCTGCCCTGAAATCAAACCTCAAATGGGTGCGCAAAGGCGGTAACATCATCGTGGATGTAGATGCCTTTGAAACACGCAACATCGAGAAAGCCGGTTTTAAGGAAAACCCCCTCACCGGTACCCTCCTCAGTGAATATCACGTGATTGAAGCCCCCATCACCACCCTCACCAAAAGCGCCCTGGAAGGAGCCGGTCTCGACAACAAGAGCGTGGTAAGATGTAAGAACATGTTTGCCCTGGGCATCATGTACTGGCTGTTCAGCCGGTCCATGGACCAGACCATCCACTTCCTGGAAACCAAGTTCAAAAAGAAACCCGAACTCGCCGAAGCCAACGTGAAAGTGCTTCGCGCAGGTTACTATTATGCCGAAACGGTGGAAGCACTCGCCTCCACCTTCGATGTACCCTCAGCTGAAATCGAACCCGGCATCTACCGGCACATTTCCGGAAATACCGCTACGGCTTGGGGACTGATGGCCGCTGCCGAGAAAATGAACCGGCAGTTGTTCCTCGGTTCTTACCCTATCACACCCGCTTCGGATATCCTCCATGAATTGGCCAAGCACAAACAACTGAACGTGCTGACCGTGCAGGCCGAAGACGAAATCGCCGCCGTATGTTCGGCCATCGGAGCCACTTATGCAGGCAGCATCGGCGTAACCACCTCCGCAGGCCCGGGCATCGCCCTGAAAGGCGAAGCCATCGGTCTGGCAGGTATCACCGAACTGCCCCTGGTAGTTGTGGATGTACAACGCGGTGGCCCTTCTACCGGACTTCCGACCAAAACCGAACAAGCCGACCTGAACATGGCCCTTTACGGCCGCAACAGCGACAACCCCATCATTATCGTGGCTCCGTGCACACCATCCGATTGCTTCACTATGGGATATGAAGCCGTTCGCCTGGCACACGAGCATGCCACACCCGCCATGATCCTGTCCGACGGCTACCTCGCCAACGGATCCGAACCCTGGAAGTTCCCTGCCATGAAAGACCTGGCAGACATCACTCCCATGGTGGCAAAAGACAACGGAGGCGAATACCTACCCTACCTGCGTGACCCCGAAAAGCTGGCCCGGTACCTGGCATTCCCCGGTACACCCGGCATGGAACACCGCATCGGCGGACTCGAAAAACAAGACGTGACCGGTCATGTATCATACGATCCGGAAAACCACGAGAAAATGGTGAAGCTGCGTTGCGAGAAGGTAGCACGCGTAGCCAATTACATTCCGTTGCAGGAAGTGAGCGGCGCCGACAAGGGCGATGTGCTGGTGGTCGGATGGGGTGGAACATACGGCTCCCTCCAAACCGCCGTGGAAAGATTGCAGGCCGCAGGCAAGTCGGTCAGTCATACCCATTTCAGATACATCAACCCGCTTCCACGCAATACCAAAGAGATACTGGGTGCTTTCAAATCCATCCTGGTATGCGAACTCAACATGGGGCAATTCGCCAATTACCTGCGCACCCTTTTCCCGGAACTTCCGGTGAGAAGCTATACCAAAATCCAGGGCCTCCCCTTCACCGTTTCCGAAGTACAGGGAGCCATCGAACAAGAGTTATCACGCTAA
- a CDS encoding 2-oxoacid:ferredoxin oxidoreductase subunit beta: MPDPIVDTPVTLTKKDFASDQLVRWCPGCGDYAILSAVQAALPELGQKKEDLVFVSGIGCSSRFPYYMSTYGFHSIHGRAPAIAMGVKLANPELSVWEITGDGDAMAIGGNHFIHALRRNIDINILLFNNEIYGLTKGQYSPTSQTGLVTKSTPYGAVETPFLVGELALGAKASFFARTIDTNPKLMTKIFVESARFKGTSLIEILQNCVIFNDKVHGLITNRETADDMQLHLEHGQPMIFGKDKNKGIRLNGLKLEVVTIGENGITENDILVHDAKEADPTLHLMLVRMAPPVFPMALGIIRAVETTTFGERLQIQKEEAVKKAKIRNMDELLNSGETWEIK; encoded by the coding sequence ATGCCAGACCCGATCGTAGATACCCCCGTAACCCTCACCAAGAAGGATTTTGCCAGTGACCAGTTGGTAAGATGGTGCCCCGGTTGCGGCGACTATGCCATCCTATCAGCGGTGCAGGCCGCCCTGCCCGAACTGGGACAGAAAAAGGAAGATCTCGTTTTCGTTTCAGGTATCGGTTGCTCTTCGCGATTCCCATACTACATGAGCACATATGGGTTTCACAGCATCCACGGCCGTGCACCCGCCATCGCCATGGGCGTGAAACTCGCCAATCCGGAACTCTCCGTTTGGGAGATCACCGGCGACGGTGATGCCATGGCCATCGGCGGCAACCATTTCATCCATGCCCTGCGCCGCAACATCGACATCAACATCCTGCTCTTTAACAACGAAATTTACGGTCTCACAAAAGGACAGTATAGTCCGACCTCACAAACCGGGCTCGTCACCAAATCAACCCCGTACGGCGCGGTGGAAACGCCTTTTCTTGTTGGTGAATTGGCCCTCGGCGCCAAAGCGAGCTTCTTTGCCCGCACCATTGACACCAACCCCAAGCTGATGACGAAGATCTTCGTGGAGTCGGCCAGGTTCAAGGGCACTTCGCTCATTGAGATCCTGCAAAACTGCGTGATCTTCAACGACAAGGTGCATGGCCTCATCACCAACCGCGAAACAGCCGACGACATGCAGCTGCACCTGGAACATGGACAACCCATGATCTTCGGAAAAGACAAGAACAAAGGCATCCGCCTGAACGGACTGAAACTTGAAGTGGTGACCATCGGCGAGAACGGCATCACGGAAAATGATATCCTTGTACACGACGCGAAAGAAGCCGATCCCACCCTGCACCTGATGCTCGTTCGCATGGCGCCCCCGGTATTCCCGATGGCGCTGGGCATCATACGCGCGGTGGAAACCACCACTTTCGGAGAACGCCTGCAAATACAGAAAGAAGAAGCCGTGAAGAAAGCGAAGATCCGCAACATGGATGAGCTCCTCAACAGCGGCGAGACCTGGGAGATTAAGTAA
- a CDS encoding FAD-dependent oxidoreductase, with the protein MDNPTHQPLHCVAIVGGAVSGAEAAHQLSQRGIEVVVFDQATLPYGKIEDGLPKWHVKLRDKEEAAINEKIGHPLVRFVPNTRLGQDIGFTDLVQNWGFSAVLLANGAWKDRPLQIPGIERFDGTGLYYQNALSHWFNHYHEPGYNGKTFEIRDNAVIIGGGLASIDMAKLVMMELVQKALAERSIKTDTLELERGIDKVLEKHDLKFEDLGLKGCTLFYRRRKIDMPLTPSPTDTPEQLEKAQSVRVKVLENARSKFFFHFRECCVPVGLTEDNGHLTGIVFRETKPDGDRVVELEGSDFTFPTSLVISSIGSIPEPIPGVPMDGQTYRIADPQCCRIDGFEHVFALGNAVTGRGNIKESFQHGRQISLRVMDDFLAGSSDDYEDVFRIKSNQANIGVDHLISFLDTSTAISPEAYQALSEKVKVRQQSVGYHGNYNQWVEEHLPVRLEKLTGHE; encoded by the coding sequence ATGGACAACCCCACCCATCAACCCCTTCACTGCGTAGCCATCGTAGGTGGTGCCGTATCCGGCGCAGAAGCAGCTCATCAACTTTCACAACGCGGTATTGAGGTGGTGGTGTTTGACCAGGCCACACTGCCCTACGGTAAAATCGAAGACGGACTTCCGAAGTGGCATGTGAAGTTGCGCGACAAGGAAGAGGCGGCCATCAACGAAAAGATCGGCCACCCCCTGGTGCGCTTCGTGCCCAACACAAGGCTCGGACAAGACATCGGCTTCACAGACCTGGTACAAAACTGGGGCTTCAGCGCCGTGCTGCTTGCCAACGGCGCCTGGAAAGACCGCCCCCTCCAGATCCCCGGCATCGAACGTTTCGACGGTACCGGTCTCTACTACCAGAACGCACTCAGCCATTGGTTCAACCACTACCATGAGCCGGGCTACAACGGCAAAACGTTTGAGATCCGCGACAACGCCGTGATCATCGGTGGCGGACTCGCCAGCATCGATATGGCCAAGCTGGTGATGATGGAACTGGTACAGAAAGCCCTTGCCGAACGTTCCATCAAAACCGATACACTGGAACTGGAACGCGGCATCGACAAGGTGCTGGAAAAACATGACCTGAAGTTCGAAGACCTCGGCCTGAAAGGTTGCACCCTCTTCTACAGGAGGCGCAAAATAGACATGCCGCTCACACCCTCTCCTACCGATACCCCGGAACAACTGGAGAAAGCGCAGTCGGTAAGGGTGAAGGTCCTGGAAAATGCACGCAGCAAGTTTTTCTTTCATTTCAGGGAATGTTGTGTTCCGGTTGGATTAACGGAAGACAACGGACACCTCACCGGCATCGTCTTCCGCGAAACAAAACCAGACGGCGACCGCGTGGTGGAGTTAGAAGGATCCGATTTTACTTTCCCTACCTCACTCGTGATCTCTTCCATCGGCAGCATCCCCGAGCCGATTCCGGGTGTGCCCATGGACGGACAAACCTATCGCATCGCCGACCCGCAGTGCTGCCGCATCGACGGCTTTGAGCACGTGTTCGCTCTGGGTAATGCGGTCACAGGTCGCGGCAACATCAAGGAATCTTTCCAGCATGGGCGCCAGATCAGCCTGCGCGTGATGGACGATTTCCTCGCAGGGTCATCCGACGACTACGAAGATGTGTTCCGCATCAAATCCAACCAGGCCAACATCGGTGTGGACCACCTGATCTCTTTTCTGGATACATCCACCGCCATCTCCCCGGAAGCCTACCAGGCACTTTCCGAAAAGGTGAAAGTCCGCCAGCAAAGTGTAGGCTATCACGGCAACTACAACCAATGGGTGGAAGAACACCTGCCTGTACGTTTGGAAAAACTGACGGGGCACGAATAG
- a CDS encoding nuclear transport factor 2 family protein: MFRILFLLFISSSIFAQTVPKADADSIRAIMGRQQAAWNRGDMDSFMNGYWESDSLRFLGKEGIRYGYAPTLKRYKEHYPDKAAMGQLAFTILSVEPAGTDQAMVLGLWKLQREKDTPGGAFVLIWKKINGQWVCVLDHTS, translated from the coding sequence ATGTTTCGCATTTTATTCCTGCTGTTCATCTCTTCTTCCATTTTCGCCCAAACCGTTCCCAAGGCTGATGCGGATTCCATCCGCGCCATCATGGGTCGCCAGCAAGCCGCATGGAACCGGGGTGATATGGACAGCTTCATGAACGGCTATTGGGAATCCGACAGCCTGCGCTTTCTCGGCAAGGAAGGCATCCGGTACGGATATGCACCCACCCTGAAAAGGTACAAGGAACACTATCCCGACAAGGCCGCCATGGGTCAGCTCGCCTTCACCATCCTCTCGGTTGAACCCGCCGGTACCGATCAGGCAATGGTACTGGGCCTGTGGAAACTGCAACGCGAAAAAGACACACCCGGCGGTGCATTCGTATTGATCTGGAAAAAGATCAACGGACAATGGGTGTGCGTGCTTGATCACACCAGCTGA
- a CDS encoding type II toxin-antitoxin system VapC family toxin, with protein sequence MASEVICLDTSVLIDFYRKKNKARSLLYELTGTYHQFAVSAVTAYEIYVGSSDEQQVYWERFFKTISVLPFDHATSKTAVKVFTQLKQDRRQLDIPDLFIGATTLLHGLKLATLNVRHFAYIHGLQIVGR encoded by the coding sequence ATGGCGTCGGAAGTAATCTGCCTGGATACATCGGTTCTGATCGACTTCTATCGAAAGAAGAACAAAGCCAGGTCGCTTTTATATGAGTTGACCGGAACGTACCACCAGTTTGCCGTATCTGCTGTTACAGCATATGAGATATATGTGGGTAGTTCTGACGAACAGCAGGTGTATTGGGAAAGATTTTTCAAAACAATATCCGTACTGCCTTTCGATCATGCGACCAGTAAAACTGCTGTTAAGGTGTTTACGCAATTGAAGCAGGATCGCAGACAGTTGGATATACCGGACTTGTTTATCGGCGCCACCACCCTTTTGCACGGACTCAAACTGGCAACATTGAACGTGCGCCACTTTGCATATATTCATGGATTGCAGATTGTCGGAAGATAG
- a CDS encoding NAD(P)H-dependent oxidoreductase yields the protein MSSIKNILAINGSASRHSSNLSILKYIAGLGEGKFKLSIIEDLSVLPHFETERTDTNVPAAVVDFREKILQADAVIICTPEYVFSIPARLKNAIEWCVSTTVFSDKPVGIITASASGEKAHEELKLIMQTVQAIVHEETCLLIKGVKGKVGEEGEMIDAKTEAELRMLVRMIEGL from the coding sequence ATGTCTTCAATCAAAAACATCCTTGCCATTAATGGCAGTGCCAGCCGGCATTCATCCAACCTGTCCATTCTGAAGTACATCGCAGGGTTGGGTGAAGGGAAGTTCAAGCTGTCCATCATCGAGGATCTGTCGGTTTTGCCGCACTTCGAAACCGAGCGTACCGATACCAATGTTCCTGCAGCGGTGGTGGACTTCCGGGAAAAGATCCTGCAGGCGGATGCTGTCATCATCTGCACACCCGAATATGTGTTCAGCATTCCGGCGCGGCTTAAGAACGCCATCGAATGGTGCGTGTCCACAACCGTTTTCTCGGATAAGCCGGTGGGCATCATCACGGCTTCGGCCAGCGGAGAAAAAGCACACGAAGAACTGAAGCTGATCATGCAAACCGTTCAGGCGATCGTGCATGAAGAAACATGTCTGCTAATCAAAGGTGTGAAAGGAAAGGTAGGGGAAGAGGGGGAGATGATAGATGCAAAAACCGAAGCGGAACTGAGGATGTTGGTAAGGATGATTGAGGGCTTGTAG
- a CDS encoding tungsten formylmethanofuran dehydrogenase yields the protein MPQGPSEHVLLQAWEHMATARAMAALYEKNAAVTSKYVHATAKGHEAIQIAAGLLLKPQDYLSAYYRDDAMLLAIGMKPYELMLQLLAKRDDPFSGGRTYYSHPSLNDPDKPKIPHQSSATGMQAIPTTGVAMGIQYKEKEGIAKDFGGENPVVLCSFGDASITEGEVAEAFQMAALHQFPILYLVQDNEWDISASAEETRAQDASEYIRGFHGIESRKIDGADFFTSYQTLQEVISLIRKERRPFLVHAKVPLLNHHTSGVRMEWYRDDLPDHKERDPYPRFRQQLMDAGISEDTLDAIALKVQNQVQADYDQASNAEDPHPEDLFKHVFAPTPVTEEKGERSPKGKEKTVMVDSALFAIRELMEKHKECLLYGQDVGKRLGGVFREAATLAGKFGKNRVFNTPIQEAFIIGSTVGMSAVGLKPIVEVQFADYIWPGLNQLFTEVSRSYYLSDGKWPVSMVLRVPIGAYGSGGPYHSSSVESVVLNIKGVKVAYPSTGADLKGLMKAAFYDPNPVVIFEHKGLYWSKIKGTEDAKTVEPDEDYIIPFGKARIVREASPESILAGESMVVVCYGMGVYWAKAAAKAYPGRVEIIDLRTLNPWDKDTVYAAIRKHGRCMVITEEAVNNTFAQALAGQIQQDCFRNLDAPVRIVGSENLPAIPLNSILEATMLPSASKVAAAMGELLDY from the coding sequence ATGCCCCAGGGTCCTTCTGAGCATGTGCTTTTGCAGGCCTGGGAACACATGGCTACGGCCAGGGCGATGGCGGCCCTGTATGAGAAGAATGCCGCTGTCACATCCAAGTATGTGCATGCCACAGCCAAGGGACATGAGGCCATTCAGATTGCGGCAGGCCTTCTGCTGAAACCCCAGGACTATCTTTCCGCCTACTACCGCGATGATGCCATGTTGCTGGCCATCGGCATGAAGCCGTATGAATTGATGTTGCAACTGCTGGCCAAACGCGACGACCCGTTCTCAGGTGGTCGCACGTATTACAGTCACCCCAGTCTGAACGATCCCGATAAACCCAAGATCCCACACCAGTCCTCAGCTACCGGTATGCAGGCGATCCCTACCACCGGTGTGGCCATGGGTATCCAGTATAAGGAGAAGGAAGGCATAGCAAAAGACTTCGGTGGTGAAAACCCGGTGGTGCTGTGTTCTTTCGGAGATGCTTCCATCACCGAAGGAGAAGTGGCGGAAGCCTTCCAGATGGCTGCCCTTCACCAGTTTCCCATCCTCTATCTTGTGCAGGACAATGAGTGGGACATCTCCGCCAGCGCTGAAGAAACCCGCGCCCAGGATGCCTCAGAATACATCCGCGGATTTCATGGTATTGAAAGTCGCAAAATAGACGGGGCCGACTTCTTCACATCCTACCAAACTCTGCAGGAAGTGATCTCGCTCATCCGCAAAGAACGCCGCCCGTTTCTCGTGCATGCCAAGGTGCCGCTGCTCAACCACCACACATCCGGCGTGCGCATGGAGTGGTACCGCGACGACCTGCCGGATCACAAAGAACGCGACCCGTATCCCCGTTTTCGTCAGCAACTCATGGATGCCGGCATTTCGGAAGACACCCTCGACGCCATCGCCCTCAAGGTGCAAAACCAGGTGCAGGCCGATTATGACCAGGCATCCAATGCCGAAGACCCGCATCCTGAAGATCTCTTCAAACATGTGTTTGCACCCACCCCCGTAACCGAAGAGAAAGGCGAACGCTCTCCGAAGGGTAAAGAAAAGACGGTGATGGTAGACAGCGCACTGTTTGCCATTCGTGAGCTGATGGAAAAACACAAAGAGTGTTTGTTGTATGGCCAGGATGTGGGCAAACGGCTCGGCGGTGTGTTCCGCGAAGCCGCAACGCTGGCCGGCAAATTCGGTAAGAACCGCGTGTTCAATACACCCATCCAGGAAGCTTTCATCATCGGCAGCACGGTAGGCATGTCGGCGGTCGGACTCAAACCCATCGTGGAAGTGCAGTTCGCCGATTACATCTGGCCCGGACTGAACCAGCTGTTCACAGAGGTGAGCCGCAGCTATTACCTCTCCGACGGCAAGTGGCCGGTGAGCATGGTGCTGCGCGTGCCCATCGGTGCATACGGCAGCGGTGGTCCGTACCACTCCTCAAGCGTAGAAAGTGTAGTGCTCAACATCAAGGGGGTGAAGGTAGCATACCCGTCGACCGGTGCCGACCTCAAGGGTCTGATGAAAGCAGCATTCTATGACCCCAACCCGGTGGTGATCTTCGAGCACAAAGGACTGTACTGGTCCAAGATCAAAGGCACCGAAGACGCCAAAACCGTTGAACCCGACGAAGACTATATCATTCCTTTCGGCAAGGCGCGCATCGTGCGGGAAGCATCCCCCGAATCCATCCTCGCCGGTGAAAGCATGGTGGTGGTGTGCTACGGCATGGGCGTGTACTGGGCGAAAGCCGCGGCCAAAGCGTATCCAGGTCGTGTGGAGATCATCGACCTGCGCACACTTAATCCGTGGGACAAAGACACGGTGTATGCCGCCATCCGCAAACACGGTCGCTGCATGGTGATCACCGAAGAAGCGGTGAACAATACATTCGCGCAGGCGCTGGCCGGACAGATCCAGCAGGATTGCTTCCGTAACCTCGATGCACCGGTGAGAATCGTGGGTTCAGAAAACCTTCCTGCCATTCCCCTTAATTCCATCCTGGAAGCCACGATGCTGCCATCCGCCAGTAAGGTGGCAGCAGCGATGGGGGAGTTGCTTGACTATTAA
- a CDS encoding enoyl-CoA hydratase/isomerase family protein — MSESTIMQEGGVEVAINKGIATVTFHHPKSNSLPGHVLKQLADTITELGGNDEARVIILQSKGDKAFCAGASFDELLSIEDFDTGKAFFMGFARVINAARKCPKFLIGRVQGKAVGGGVGMASAVDYCLAMDSASVKLSELAIGIGPFVVGPAVERKMGLSAFSDLAINATQWRDAVWAKEKGLYIDIFANFIELDAAVQTLAGRLSTSSPEAMALLKKAMWTGTDHWDQLLEERAAMSGQLVLSDFTSNAIRQFKEGAR, encoded by the coding sequence ATGTCGGAATCAACCATTATGCAAGAAGGCGGCGTGGAAGTTGCCATTAACAAGGGCATTGCTACCGTAACCTTTCATCACCCCAAAAGCAATTCCCTTCCGGGACATGTGCTGAAACAACTGGCCGATACCATCACAGAACTGGGCGGCAATGACGAAGCCCGTGTGATCATTCTCCAAAGCAAGGGAGACAAAGCGTTCTGCGCGGGTGCTTCCTTTGATGAACTGTTGTCGATTGAGGATTTCGACACCGGCAAAGCCTTCTTTATGGGGTTTGCCCGCGTGATCAATGCCGCACGCAAATGTCCCAAGTTCCTCATCGGAAGGGTGCAGGGCAAGGCCGTGGGCGGCGGCGTAGGCATGGCTTCGGCGGTTGATTACTGCCTGGCGATGGATTCCGCTTCCGTGAAGCTGAGCGAACTTGCCATCGGCATCGGACCATTCGTGGTAGGGCCGGCCGTTGAACGCAAGATGGGTTTGTCTGCCTTTTCCGATCTGGCTATCAATGCCACCCAATGGCGGGATGCTGTCTGGGCAAAGGAGAAAGGTCTTTACATAGATATCTTCGCCAACTTCATCGAACTCGACGCCGCCGTTCAAACCTTGGCCGGCCGGCTGTCCACCAGCAGTCCGGAAGCCATGGCCCTCCTCAAAAAAGCCATGTGGACCGGCACCGACCATTGGGACCAGCTCCTGGAAGAACGTGCCGCCATGAGCGGTCAGCTCGTCCTCTCCGATTTTACCTCAAACGCCATTCGCCAGTTCAAGGAAGGCGCCCGATAA